In Amphiprion ocellaris isolate individual 3 ecotype Okinawa chromosome 3, ASM2253959v1, whole genome shotgun sequence, one genomic interval encodes:
- the LOC111574670 gene encoding transmembrane and coiled-coil domain protein 3-like: MPSANVSVRSLSEVEKYLSSRMDRSTEGSFLNIPVSMRRGSSENNLDLDLSDGGPGSALGVEVQRSRSCLDNLQQKILKVTEQLKIEQTARDENVAEYLKLVNSADKQQVGRIKQVFEKKNQKSAQNIAQMQKKLEQYHRKIKDSEIHHNLSPHPSAVKHSTIPRESPRELLRDMTGSGRHPTMDKIKTIGPGVSLSPPFFFSKPREFANLIRNKFGSADNIAHLKTTLDTSPPLPSDSTGKGLSSSTSMVGKPKYPSDDECSSGSASISADSNGNPAGGGASAGQVQGPSPGQEQQAGRDSQSRLALSLEDVSEIKEAQSQLEEDIEELKAQFKREYGIISQTLQEERYRCERLEDQLNDLTELHQHEMVNLKQELASIEERVAYQAHERARDIQEALESCQTRVSKLELQQQQQQQTVQLESRDARVLLGKSINIMLAIITVILVCVSTAAKFAAPLMRSRHHVVATFLGLCFLTIFWKNWDRLQYAIDRLLVPA; this comes from the exons GACCGGAGCACTGAGGGCAGTTTTCTGAACATCCCTGTGTCAATGCGTCGGGGCTcttcagaaaacaacctggatctGGACCTGAGCGATGGAGGTCCCGGTTCTGCTCTCGGCGTCGAGGTCCAGCGTAGTCGCTCTTGCTTGGACAACCTCCAGCAGAAGATACTGAaagtcacagagcagctgaagaTCGAGCAAACAGCACGGGATGAGAACGTAGCTGAGTATCTGAAGCTGGTGAACAGTGCGGACAAGCAGCAAGTGGGGCGCATCAAGCAGGTGTTCGAGAAGAAGAACCAGAAATCGGCTCAAAACATCGCCCAGATGCAAAAGAAGCTGGAGCAGTACCATCGAAAGATCAAAGACAGTGAAATCCATCACAACCTGTCTCCTCACCCGTCCGCTGTCAAGCACAGCACCATTCCCAGGGAGTCACCCAGAGAGCTGCTGAGGGACATGACTGGCAGTGGCCGGCACCCGACCATGGACAAGATCAAAACCATCGGACCAGGcgtttctctctctcctcctttcttcttCAGCAAACCCAGAGAGTTCGCCAACCTCATCAGGAACAAGTTTGGCAGCGCTGATAACATCGCCCACCTCAAGACCACTCTGGACACTTCCCCACCGTTGCCCAGTGACAGCACTGGGAAGGGGCTGAGTAGCAGCACCTCCATGGTGGGCAAGCCCAAGTATCCCAGTGACGATGAGTGCTCCTCAGGTAGCGCTTCTATTTCTGCAGACAGTAACGGGAACCCAGCGGGAGGAGGAGCGTCGGCGGGGCAGGTCCAGGGTCCGAGCCCTGGCCAGGAGCAGCAGGCTGGGAGAGACAGCCAGAGCAGACTGGCCCTTAGCCTGGAGGACGTGAGTGAGATCAAAGAGGCCCAGAGTCAGCTGGAGGAGGATATAGAAGAGTTGAAGGCACAGTTCAAGAGAGAATACGGCATTATCAGCCAGACACTGCAGGAGGAGAGATACAG GTGCGAGCGTTTGGAGGACCAGCTGAACGACCTGACAGAACTTCACCAGCATGAGATGGTAAATCTGAAGCAGGAACTGGCCAGCATCGAGGAGAGGGTGGCCTACCAGGCTCACGAAAGGGCCCGGGACATACAG GAAGCCCTCGAGTCGTGTCAGACTCGTGTGTCCAAGCTGGAGctccagcaacagcagcagcagcagacggtGCAGCTCGAGAGCCGTGATGCCCGAGTCTTGTTGGGAAAGAGCATCAACATCATGCTGGCCATCATCACCGTCATCCTGGTGTGCGTGTCCACTGCGGCCAAGTTTGCCGCCCCACTCATGAGGAGCCGGCATCACGTGGTAGCCACCTTCCTGGGGCTTTGTTTTTTGACCATATTCTGGAAGAACTGGGACCGCTTACAGTACGCCATCGACCGGCTGCTGGTGCCTGCCTAA